In Halarcobacter bivalviorum, a genomic segment contains:
- a CDS encoding prepilin-type N-terminal cleavage/methylation domain-containing protein has translation MKRAFSLIEIIIVIVIISIVTSFLIGKYANSLTNSTKITIKADIALINSSISKQNSKNTLLNEEKINSLDNATFDQKNSLLFTKVLDKPLLSTNQMEKSLGKWIKISNNRYRVFFEKDKYLEYQFIDNSFKCKSSLELCREFE, from the coding sequence ATGAAGAGGGCATTTTCACTTATTGAAATTATTATTGTTATTGTAATTATCTCAATAGTTACAAGCTTCTTAATAGGTAAATATGCTAACTCTTTAACTAACTCTACAAAAATAACTATTAAAGCAGATATAGCTTTGATTAATAGTTCAATCTCAAAACAAAACTCTAAAAATACTCTTTTAAATGAAGAAAAAATCAACTCTTTAGATAATGCAACTTTTGATCAAAAGAACTCTTTACTTTTTACAAAGGTTTTAGATAAGCCTCTATTGTCTACTAATCAAATGGAAAAAAGTTTGGGTAAGTGGATTAAAATCTCAAACAATAGATATAGAGTATTTTTTGAAAAAGATAAATATTTAGAGTACCAATTTATTGATAATAGTTTTAAATGTAAAAGTAGCTTAGAGCTTTGTAGGGAGTTTGAATAA
- a CDS encoding heavy metal transport/detoxification protein, which produces MKKLYRANNIACGSCSNLIKASLEEEFGEITIDLSKEPREVSVEIKDEKQEIKFKEEMKELGFEIIEE; this is translated from the coding sequence ATGAAAAAACTATATAGAGCAAATAATATAGCTTGTGGAAGTTGTTCAAACCTTATTAAAGCTTCACTTGAAGAGGAGTTTGGAGAAATTACAATTGATTTAAGTAAAGAACCAAGAGAAGTATCTGTTGAAATAAAAGATGAAAAACAAGAGATAAAGTTTAAAGAAGAAATGAAAGAACTTGGATTTGAGATTATAGAAGAATAA
- a CDS encoding tetrahydrodipicolinate N-succinyltransferase N-terminal domain-containing protein: MAFTKDDFKELVSNIQSQAWYKNPIGFGIAKVDRGQLNPDKILQATYPVINWEENYGSAAIFLNALKEAGEEIDTSKSELVFKISDKFLTSCIESFRPYIPEAKGNEHKNVQVISTLASLPIDSGLTADDYRVVFIFEDANPLSAESVYLKLYALSTGKAALRSLNLNGAFGQLHNSAWVGNKPIELEWLRENEITLKLSGKYPSITKVDKFPQFLDHVIPADNTRILDTNKVRMGAQLAAGTTVMPGAAYVNFNAGTEGAVMVEGRISSSAKVGAGSDVGGGASILGVLSGTDGVPVTIGDNTLLGANSCTGTSIGDSCILDAGVTILPGTKITLSEKAVEQLKEINPGKEISTVMKGMDFLGVNGVHFRVNSQNGQTVAMRSTREVKLNADLH, encoded by the coding sequence ATGGCTTTTACAAAAGATGATTTTAAAGAACTAGTATCAAATATCCAATCTCAAGCATGGTATAAAAACCCAATCGGTTTTGGTATCGCTAAAGTAGATAGAGGACAATTAAATCCTGATAAAATTTTACAAGCTACATATCCAGTAATTAACTGGGAAGAAAATTATGGAAGTGCAGCAATTTTCTTAAATGCTTTAAAAGAAGCAGGAGAAGAAATTGATACTTCAAAATCAGAATTAGTATTCAAAATTAGTGATAAATTTTTAACTTCTTGTATTGAATCTTTCAGGCCATATATTCCTGAAGCAAAAGGAAATGAACATAAAAATGTTCAAGTTATTTCTACATTAGCTTCTTTACCAATCGACTCTGGTCTTACTGCTGATGATTATAGAGTAGTATTTATTTTTGAAGATGCAAACCCTCTAAGTGCAGAATCTGTATATTTAAAACTTTATGCTTTATCAACTGGAAAAGCTGCATTAAGAAGCTTAAATCTAAATGGTGCATTTGGTCAATTACATAATAGTGCATGGGTTGGAAATAAACCAATTGAATTAGAGTGGTTAAGAGAGAATGAAATTACATTAAAATTATCTGGTAAATATCCAAGTATCACAAAAGTTGATAAATTCCCACAATTTTTAGACCATGTAATTCCTGCTGATAACACAAGAATTTTAGACACAAATAAAGTAAGAATGGGTGCTCAATTAGCAGCTGGAACTACTGTAATGCCAGGTGCTGCATATGTTAACTTTAATGCTGGAACAGAAGGTGCTGTAATGGTTGAAGGTAGAATCTCTTCTTCAGCTAAAGTTGGTGCTGGTTCTGATGTTGGTGGAGGAGCTTCAATTCTTGGTGTTCTTTCTGGAACAGATGGTGTTCCTGTAACTATTGGAGATAATACACTATTAGGTGCTAACTCTTGTACTGGTACTTCTATTGGAGATTCTTGTATTCTTGATGCAGGAGTAACAATTTTACCAGGTACAAAAATTACTCTTTCAGAAAAAGCTGTTGAGCAATTAAAAGAGATTAACCCAGGTAAAGAGATTTCTACTGTTATGAAAGGTATGGATTTCTTAGGTGTAAATGGAGTTCACTTTAGAGTAAATTCTCAAAATGGTCAAACAGTTGCGATGAGATCAACTAGAGAAGTTAAATTAAACGCTGACTTACACTAA
- the aat gene encoding leucyl/phenylalanyl-tRNA--protein transferase produces the protein MKLLEPVEKIYLLDDDNFDFPTLDMMNNDLVAIGGDFHPQRLINAYENGLFPWFMDEHNHIHWFSPQKRMVLYPEEFRVTKSLKRTLNNKGYIVKTNENFEEVMRNCANIKRKHEDDTWINEYYIQAYTNLNKLGLAYSIETYLEDELVGGLYGVLIDDVFCGESMFAKQRDASKVAFYHLCKQAKENGINIIDCQVHNEHLESLGAKEISREEYFKILKI, from the coding sequence ATGAAACTTTTAGAACCAGTTGAAAAAATCTATTTACTTGATGATGACAATTTTGACTTTCCCACTTTAGATATGATGAATAATGATTTAGTAGCCATAGGTGGAGACTTTCACCCTCAAAGACTAATTAATGCTTACGAAAATGGTCTATTTCCTTGGTTTATGGATGAACACAATCATATTCATTGGTTTAGCCCTCAAAAAAGAATGGTTTTATATCCAGAGGAATTTAGAGTAACAAAAAGTCTAAAAAGAACCTTGAATAACAAGGGATATATTGTTAAGACAAATGAGAATTTTGAAGAGGTTATGAGAAACTGTGCAAATATAAAACGAAAACATGAAGATGATACTTGGATAAATGAGTATTATATTCAAGCCTATACAAACCTTAATAAACTTGGACTTGCCTACTCTATTGAAACTTATTTAGAAGATGAATTAGTAGGTGGCTTATATGGAGTATTAATTGATGATGTTTTTTGTGGAGAGAGTATGTTCGCAAAACAAAGAGATGCTTCAAAAGTAGCCTTTTACCATTTATGTAAACAAGCAAAAGAAAATGGTATAAATATTATAGACTGCCAAGTTCATAATGAACACTTAGAAAGTCTTGGAGCAAAAGAGATTTCAAGGGAAGAGTATTTTAAAATACTAAAAATATGA
- a CDS encoding primosomal protein N' has translation MNYYEVAILKSPLEALTFQAEEEIEIGTKVEVVLRNRKNFCEAVIIKKVEEPTFKCTNIHTITNFFYDEKMLETARFISLYYVCSMGEALSIFSAFNKDFREEDLTFSFDSQIELSVKQQEAYEFCKEKKQALLFANTGSGKTEVYIKAIEEVLNRGGQAVLLMPEISLTPQMQKRLEKVFSSSVAIWHSKITKKRKESILQELQEGKIKLIAGARSALFLPFKNLQIIIVDEEHDESYKSDSKPRYHAKDLSVYIAKKYDIRLILGSATASLASFNKIPYYRLKETFFDTRKKIEFDDSSLDLSPKVLNKIGQTLANKNQVIVFLPTRANYKYQICTSCGKSVECPYCSVSMSLHKNDLALKCHYCGFAQKIPDTCPSCNNGVIHNLRVGTAEIEQKLIELFPDKIIKRFDRDEIKTDNKLKTVLNDFNNNKIDVLVGTQMLSKGHDYHNVKLAVVLGIDSILNMNSYKAREKALSLLIQIAGRSGRKGDGEVIVQTQNADFFAEYLQENDYAEFLKEELEFRQELYPPFLKMAKITFAHSNGLKVKDELDKYVKLLKQKENIQVVGFGQSAIFKLSNKYRYEIILRSSNVKALLQALHSVTSPMATIDMDTVY, from the coding sequence ATGAATTATTATGAAGTAGCAATATTAAAATCTCCCTTAGAAGCTTTAACTTTTCAAGCAGAAGAAGAGATAGAAATAGGTACTAAAGTAGAAGTTGTACTTAGAAATAGAAAAAACTTTTGTGAAGCAGTTATTATAAAAAAAGTAGAAGAACCTACTTTTAAATGTACTAATATTCATACTATTACAAACTTTTTTTATGATGAAAAGATGTTAGAAACAGCTAGATTTATCTCTTTATATTATGTTTGTTCAATGGGAGAGGCTTTATCTATTTTTTCTGCTTTCAACAAAGATTTTAGGGAAGAAGATTTAACTTTTAGTTTTGATTCTCAAATAGAGTTATCAGTAAAACAACAAGAGGCCTATGAGTTTTGTAAAGAAAAAAAGCAAGCTCTTCTTTTTGCAAATACAGGAAGTGGGAAAACAGAGGTTTATATTAAAGCTATTGAAGAGGTTTTAAATAGAGGTGGTCAGGCAGTTTTATTAATGCCAGAAATCTCACTAACTCCTCAAATGCAAAAAAGATTAGAAAAAGTATTTTCTAGTTCAGTTGCAATTTGGCACTCTAAAATCACAAAAAAGAGAAAAGAGAGTATTCTTCAAGAGCTACAAGAGGGAAAAATAAAACTAATTGCAGGAGCTAGGTCAGCACTTTTTTTACCTTTTAAAAATCTTCAAATAATTATTGTAGATGAAGAGCATGATGAGTCTTATAAAAGTGATAGTAAACCTAGATATCATGCAAAAGATTTAAGTGTTTATATTGCAAAAAAATATGATATAAGATTAATTTTAGGGAGTGCAACAGCTTCTTTGGCCTCTTTTAATAAAATTCCTTATTATAGATTAAAAGAGACTTTTTTTGATACAAGAAAAAAAATAGAGTTTGATGATTCTTCTTTAGATTTATCCCCAAAAGTTTTAAATAAAATAGGACAAACTTTAGCAAATAAAAATCAGGTTATTGTTTTTTTACCAACAAGAGCCAACTATAAATATCAGATTTGTACCTCTTGTGGAAAGTCTGTAGAGTGTCCTTATTGTTCTGTTTCAATGAGTTTACATAAAAATGATTTAGCCTTAAAGTGCCACTATTGTGGTTTTGCTCAAAAGATACCAGATACTTGTCCTTCTTGTAATAATGGAGTAATTCATAATTTAAGAGTAGGGACAGCTGAAATAGAGCAAAAACTTATTGAACTTTTTCCTGATAAAATAATCAAACGATTTGATAGAGATGAGATAAAAACTGATAATAAACTAAAAACAGTTTTAAATGATTTTAATAATAATAAAATTGATGTTCTTGTTGGAACTCAAATGTTATCTAAAGGTCATGATTATCATAATGTAAAACTTGCAGTAGTTCTTGGAATAGACTCTATTTTAAATATGAACTCATATAAAGCAAGGGAAAAAGCTCTCTCATTACTTATTCAAATAGCAGGTAGAAGTGGAAGAAAAGGGGATGGTGAAGTAATTGTTCAAACTCAAAATGCAGATTTCTTTGCTGAGTATCTTCAAGAAAATGATTATGCAGAGTTTTTAAAAGAGGAGTTAGAGTTTAGACAAGAGCTTTATCCTCCTTTTTTAAAGATGGCTAAAATCACTTTTGCTCATTCAAATGGTTTAAAAGTTAAAGATGAATTGGACAAATATGTAAAGCTTTTAAAACAAAAAGAGAATATCCAAGTTGTAGGTTTTGGACAATCTGCAATTTTTAAATTATCAAATAAATATCGTTATGAGATTATTTTGCGTTCTTCAAATGTAAAAGCTTTACTTCAAGCTTTACATTCGGTTACTTCTCCTATGGCAACAATTGACATGGATACAGTATATTAA
- a CDS encoding MBL fold metallo-hydrolase, producing MKFTQIRNATAHVYFAGKKFLIDPVLAKKEAYTGFENTLNSHLSWPRVELPIRIDEIVDCDAVIVTHTHPDHLDEVAIQNLDKNKTIFVQNQKDKEFLAHKGFNNIKILSEDSYFEEIALIITKGQHGSDELIKNYKEKLGVVSGVIFSHKNEKTTYLAGDTIWCKEVENTINKYQPEVIILNAGDAQLADGSSIIMGKEDTLKAHLTLPKATIIATHLEAVGHSAITRKELKEFIEKNNIEKSVLVPEDGETIGI from the coding sequence ATGAAATTTACACAAATAAGAAACGCAACAGCACATGTTTATTTTGCAGGGAAAAAGTTTTTAATAGACCCCGTTTTAGCAAAAAAAGAAGCCTATACTGGATTTGAAAATACTTTAAATAGCCACCTTTCTTGGCCAAGGGTTGAACTTCCAATAAGAATAGATGAAATAGTTGACTGTGATGCTGTTATTGTAACTCATACTCATCCAGATCATCTTGATGAAGTAGCTATTCAAAACTTAGATAAAAACAAAACTATATTCGTACAAAATCAAAAAGATAAAGAGTTTTTAGCCCATAAAGGTTTTAATAATATAAAAATACTAAGTGAAGATAGCTATTTTGAAGAGATAGCACTTATTATTACAAAGGGTCAACATGGCTCTGATGAACTTATAAAAAACTATAAAGAAAAACTTGGTGTTGTAAGTGGTGTTATTTTTTCCCATAAAAATGAAAAAACAACTTATCTTGCAGGAGATACTATTTGGTGTAAAGAAGTAGAAAATACAATAAACAAGTATCAACCGGAAGTTATAATTTTAAATGCAGGAGATGCACAACTTGCAGATGGAAGTTCTATAATTATGGGAAAAGAGGATACTTTAAAAGCTCATTTAACTTTACCTAAAGCAACAATTATTGCAACACATTTAGAAGCAGTAGGACATAGTGCCATCACAAGAAAAGAGTTAAAAGAGTTTATTGAAAAAAACAATATTGAAAAATCTGTTTTAGTTCCAGAAGATGGAGAAACAATAGGGATATAA
- a CDS encoding TerB family tellurite resistance protein: MLLMKLEPKEKFSFLQLAHYLARIDNDYGTREQEVILEYCAEMGIENDNDFELESFDLKTTLKDFKSQKSKKIVLLELMILIHADDKFDFQERNLILQINEIFQLPQKDIEFYSQWGKAAAALYTQGKLFIE; encoded by the coding sequence ATGCTTTTAATGAAATTAGAACCAAAAGAGAAATTCTCATTTTTACAACTAGCACACTATTTAGCGAGAATTGACAATGATTATGGAACAAGAGAACAAGAAGTTATTTTAGAGTATTGTGCAGAGATGGGGATAGAAAATGATAATGATTTTGAGTTAGAGAGTTTTGATTTAAAAACTACTTTAAAAGATTTTAAAAGCCAAAAGAGTAAAAAGATTGTTCTTTTGGAGCTTATGATTTTAATTCATGCAGATGATAAATTTGATTTTCAAGAGAGAAATCTTATTTTACAAATAAATGAAATTTTCCAATTGCCTCAAAAAGATATAGAGTTTTATTCTCAATGGGGGAAAGCTGCTGCTGCTTTATACACCCAAGGTAAGCTATTTATAGAGTAG
- a CDS encoding ArsR/SmtB family transcription factor, which translates to MSCCKEKKLIRSCCEDISFISDINKILPSQETLVDISNVFKALADPTRAKILYALIDYEICVGEMTNLLQIPQSHVSHQLRILKKYGIVDFEKDKKMSFYFIKDEYIKELLKLILKEKK; encoded by the coding sequence ATGTCTTGTTGTAAAGAAAAAAAACTAATCAGGTCTTGTTGTGAAGATATCAGTTTTATTTCTGATATAAATAAGATACTTCCCTCACAAGAGACTTTAGTTGATATTTCAAATGTCTTCAAAGCTTTAGCAGACCCAACAAGGGCAAAAATATTATACGCTTTAATTGATTATGAGATTTGTGTAGGAGAGATGACAAACTTACTTCAAATCCCTCAATCTCATGTTTCTCATCAACTAAGAATATTAAAAAAATATGGAATAGTTGATTTTGAAAAAGATAAAAAGATGTCTTTTTATTTTATAAAAGATGAATATATAAAAGAGTTGCTCAAACTAATACTCAAAGAAAAGAAGTAA
- a CDS encoding GlxA family transcriptional regulator, translating into MKIAIVVLKNVLKSTAYGIEEIFSFNNKLCKSKEEEEIETTFVGSEEFKYFDCKPFDERIVYDIVIIPPMLKDRLEELITKELISWLKFQHSKKALLASACLGSIVLAKTKLLDRKKATTHWAYEEYFKLNFPKINIDVNKILIDEKDIITAGGVTAYVDLCLYLIEKYFSNRTATQLANLLVVDKGRESQQSYKSFSTVFLYDDKEIKELVFWLKENLHQQISIEDLAKQIDSSSKTFTRRFNKALNISPIKYLQILRAEKAKELLICTNKSFSEITFEVGYFDENSFRKLFKKHTSLNPIEFRKKFQQVITT; encoded by the coding sequence ATGAAGATTGCAATAGTAGTTTTAAAGAATGTATTAAAGTCAACAGCTTATGGAATAGAGGAGATATTTTCTTTTAATAATAAGCTTTGTAAGTCAAAAGAGGAAGAGGAGATAGAGACTACTTTTGTAGGTTCTGAAGAGTTTAAATATTTTGATTGTAAACCTTTTGATGAAAGGATAGTTTATGATATCGTGATTATTCCTCCTATGTTAAAAGATAGACTTGAGGAGTTAATTACAAAAGAGTTAATCTCTTGGTTAAAGTTTCAACATTCAAAAAAAGCTCTTTTAGCTTCTGCTTGTCTTGGAAGTATAGTTTTAGCAAAAACAAAACTACTTGATAGAAAAAAAGCTACAACTCATTGGGCATATGAAGAGTATTTTAAACTTAATTTTCCCAAAATTAATATTGATGTAAATAAAATTTTAATTGATGAAAAAGATATTATAACTGCTGGTGGAGTAACTGCTTATGTGGATTTATGTCTATATCTTATTGAAAAATATTTTAGCAATAGAACTGCTACTCAACTTGCAAATTTACTAGTTGTTGATAAGGGTAGGGAGTCTCAACAATCATATAAAAGTTTTTCTACAGTTTTTTTATATGATGACAAAGAGATAAAAGAGCTTGTTTTTTGGTTGAAAGAAAATCTACATCAGCAAATATCGATAGAGGATTTAGCCAAACAAATAGATTCTTCTTCTAAAACCTTTACAAGAAGATTTAATAAGGCTTTAAATATTTCACCAATAAAGTATTTACAGATTTTAAGAGCTGAAAAGGCAAAAGAGTTATTGATTTGTACAAATAAAAGTTTTAGTGAAATCACTTTTGAGGTAGGTTATTTTGATGAGAATAGCTTTAGAAAACTATTTAAAAAACATACTTCTTTAAATCCTATAGAGTTTAGAAAAAAGTTTCAACAAGTAATAACTACTTAA
- a CDS encoding heavy metal translocating P-type ATPase, with product MSKEKINLNISGMTCVNCSNGIEKFLNKQKGVQSSKVSFASSEGEFTIDTETMSKESLIKKIEQLGYKVEEDFSHLEKAQEKEFKKLKNLFSISMTITAFMFVIMFSSIVDASVKQYAIFALATVVQFFCGARFYKLTYKALSNKNYDMNVLVALGTSAAYFYSTFVVFFPSFFPEHLKFMYFDGAAVIISFVLLGRFLEERSKQKASDFLKKLMTLAPQIANLFDEKENIKEVLASELKLEDKILVKTGEKIPADGEIIKGSADIDTSMITGESMPVFKEIGAEVLSGTLNTNGVITVKVTKLASDTTLSKIIKLLKSAQSKQIPISRFADKIANIFVPAVIIIALATFIIWATFGDMQNAILASISVLIISCPCALGLATPIAIVSSVSKGAKEGILIKNPEILEIIKDIKYAVFDKTGTLTKGEIAVTKTDIDEKYFSKIFAIESLSEHPISKAIVTYLKDIKKESFEIEELEIIAGRGIKAKIDKKLILLGNIQLLEENNIKIKTSHLEFYKERLELANGVILASFEDESIGSFALEDELKENAKELIENLKKENIKPILLTGDNKITASKIASKIGIEKVYSEVIPTQKYDVIKEVQKKGKVMFVGDGINDAPSIKQADIGVTLNSGADISKDAGDIILINNELNSITKSIKLSIETMKIIKQNLFWAFIYNAIGIPLAAGVLYPFFGLMLSPVYAGIAMSFSSVTVVLNSLRLKLKKL from the coding sequence ATGTCTAAAGAAAAAATAAACTTAAATATTTCAGGAATGACTTGTGTAAACTGTTCTAATGGAATAGAAAAATTTTTAAATAAACAAAAAGGTGTGCAAAGTTCAAAAGTAAGTTTTGCTTCTAGTGAAGGAGAATTTACTATTGATACTGAAACTATGTCAAAAGAGAGTTTAATAAAAAAAATTGAACAGTTAGGATATAAAGTAGAAGAGGATTTTTCTCATCTTGAAAAAGCACAAGAAAAAGAGTTTAAAAAACTAAAAAATCTTTTCTCTATTTCTATGACGATAACTGCTTTTATGTTTGTAATTATGTTTTCAAGTATAGTTGATGCATCTGTTAAACAATATGCTATCTTTGCCCTTGCCACAGTTGTGCAGTTCTTTTGTGGAGCAAGATTTTATAAGTTAACATATAAGGCTTTAAGTAATAAAAACTATGATATGAATGTTTTAGTCGCCCTTGGAACTAGTGCTGCATATTTCTATTCTACTTTTGTTGTTTTCTTTCCATCTTTTTTCCCTGAACATTTAAAGTTTATGTACTTTGATGGAGCAGCTGTTATTATCTCCTTTGTATTATTAGGAAGATTTTTAGAGGAACGTTCAAAACAAAAAGCGAGTGATTTTTTAAAAAAGTTAATGACTTTAGCTCCTCAAATTGCAAACTTATTTGATGAAAAAGAGAATATTAAAGAAGTACTAGCTAGTGAACTAAAACTAGAGGATAAGATTTTAGTTAAAACTGGCGAAAAGATACCTGCTGATGGAGAGATTATAAAAGGTAGTGCAGATATTGATACTTCTATGATAACCGGGGAATCAATGCCAGTATTTAAAGAAATAGGAGCTGAAGTATTATCTGGAACTTTAAATACAAATGGAGTAATCACTGTAAAAGTGACAAAACTAGCAAGTGATACTACTTTATCTAAGATTATTAAGCTTCTAAAATCAGCACAAAGTAAACAAATACCTATTAGTAGATTTGCTGATAAAATTGCAAATATTTTTGTTCCTGCTGTTATTATTATAGCCCTTGCTACTTTTATAATTTGGGCTACTTTTGGAGATATGCAAAATGCTATTTTAGCAAGTATTTCTGTACTTATTATCTCTTGCCCTTGTGCTTTAGGACTTGCAACTCCAATTGCTATTGTAAGTTCAGTTAGTAAAGGTGCAAAGGAAGGTATTCTAATCAAAAACCCTGAAATCTTAGAGATTATAAAAGATATAAAATATGCTGTTTTTGATAAAACTGGAACACTTACAAAAGGCGAAATAGCAGTAACAAAAACAGATATAGATGAAAAGTATTTTTCTAAAATCTTTGCTATTGAAAGCTTAAGTGAACACCCTATTTCTAAAGCAATAGTAACTTATTTAAAAGATATAAAAAAAGAGTCTTTTGAGATAGAAGAGTTAGAGATTATTGCAGGAAGAGGAATAAAAGCAAAAATAGATAAAAAGCTAATTCTACTTGGAAATATACAACTTTTAGAAGAGAATAATATCAAAATAAAAACTTCTCATTTAGAGTTTTATAAAGAGAGATTAGAATTAGCAAATGGTGTTATTTTAGCTTCATTTGAAGATGAAAGTATTGGCTCTTTTGCCCTTGAAGATGAGTTAAAAGAGAATGCTAAAGAGTTAATTGAAAATCTAAAAAAAGAAAATATAAAACCTATTTTACTTACAGGTGATAATAAAATTACTGCTTCTAAAATAGCCTCTAAAATTGGTATTGAAAAAGTTTATAGTGAAGTTATTCCAACTCAAAAATATGATGTAATAAAAGAGGTTCAAAAAAAAGGCAAGGTCATGTTTGTAGGAGATGGAATAAATGATGCTCCATCAATCAAACAAGCTGATATTGGTGTTACTCTAAATTCAGGAGCTGATATAAGTAAAGATGCTGGAGATATAATTTTAATAAACAATGAACTTAACTCTATAACTAAAAGTATCAAGCTTTCAATTGAGACAATGAAGATTATCAAACAAAATCTTTTTTGGGCCTTTATTTATAATGCAATAGGTATTCCATTAGCAGCAGGAGTTTTATATCCATTTTTTGGTTTAATGCTTTCTCCTGTTTATGCAGGAATTGCTATGAGTTTTAGTTCTGTTACAGTTGTATTAAACTCACTTAGACTTAAACTAAAAAAACTTTAA
- a CDS encoding ABC transporter ATP-binding protein — MLKVRDLKVYYGLINAVKGINFEVGEGQIVSLIGSNGAGKTSTLQSIVNDVKKTGDIDFKNNNISKMKTHKIIQNSIALVPEGRRCFQNLTIEENLRMGAFNNDENYERLQDHMFELFPRLIAKKGQLAGTMSGGEQQMLAIARALMSSPKLLMLDEPSLGLAPKIVGELFEIIKKLRDEGITILLVEQNAFAALEISDYAYVLENGEIALEGTGLELIDSDEIRKKYLGG; from the coding sequence ATGCTTAAAGTAAGAGATTTAAAAGTATATTATGGCTTAATTAATGCCGTAAAAGGTATTAATTTTGAAGTAGGTGAAGGTCAGATAGTATCACTAATTGGTTCAAATGGAGCAGGAAAAACTTCAACTTTACAATCAATTGTAAATGATGTTAAAAAAACAGGGGATATAGATTTTAAAAATAATAATATCTCAAAAATGAAGACTCATAAGATTATTCAAAATAGTATTGCATTAGTTCCAGAAGGAAGAAGATGTTTCCAAAATTTAACAATTGAAGAAAACCTAAGAATGGGTGCTTTTAACAATGATGAAAATTATGAAAGACTTCAAGACCATATGTTTGAACTTTTTCCAAGACTTATTGCTAAAAAAGGACAACTTGCTGGAACTATGAGTGGTGGAGAGCAACAGATGTTAGCAATTGCAAGAGCTTTAATGAGTTCTCCAAAACTTCTTATGCTTGATGAACCCTCTTTAGGGCTTGCTCCAAAAATTGTTGGAGAGCTTTTTGAGATTATTAAAAAATTAAGAGATGAGGGAATTACTATTTTATTAGTAGAGCAAAATGCTTTTGCAGCTTTAGAAATTTCTGATTATGCTTATGTTTTAGAAAATGGAGAAATAGCCCTTGAAGGAACTGGTTTAGAGCTTATTGATTCAGATGAAATTAGAAAAAAATATCTAGGTGGTTAA
- a CDS encoding secondary thiamine-phosphate synthase enzyme YjbQ, which produces MKTIQKEFTLNAKTRGFHLITNEILSKLPELSSINVGILNLFIKHTSASLTINENCDSLVRSDMEKFMNDVVSNKSYFDHTYEGEDDMPAHIKSSLFGTSLSIPITNGQLNLGTWQGIYLGEHRDFGGSRKIVATIIGT; this is translated from the coding sequence ATGAAAACAATTCAAAAAGAGTTTACCCTTAATGCAAAAACAAGAGGTTTTCATTTAATCACAAATGAAATTCTTTCAAAGTTACCTGAACTATCTTCTATAAATGTAGGAATATTAAATCTTTTTATTAAACATACAAGTGCAAGTCTTACAATAAATGAAAACTGTGATAGTCTTGTAAGAAGTGATATGGAAAAGTTTATGAATGATGTAGTATCAAATAAATCTTACTTTGACCATACTTATGAAGGAGAAGATGATATGCCAGCACATATTAAATCTTCACTTTTTGGTACAAGCCTTTCAATACCTATTACAAATGGTCAACTTAATCTTGGAACTTGGCAAGGTATCTATTTAGGGGAGCATAGAGATTTTGGTGGTTCTAGAAAAATAGTTGCTACTATTATTGGAACATAA